The Antechinus flavipes isolate AdamAnt ecotype Samford, QLD, Australia chromosome 4, AdamAnt_v2, whole genome shotgun sequence genomic interval AAACTagaaacatataaaaatagaagaaagatttACATGGGGAATTTGTGACTGCAAAAATCTCTAGAGGCCTTTAAGGAGACAAGATAATGACTTGTGATTGTTGGTCAGCACCATGGCTAGAAGAACAAAAGGCTAAGCTTTATTGCATCTCCGAGTACTGCTGTAGGgccattataataataaattcactCACATTTATTTAGTCCTTTAGGGTTTGCAAACCCTAACCTCAGCATGTTGCTGGGATGtttaggaaagaagaggaggagctaTAGAAATTATTTGTTGCTCATGAATAATTAGACTAGCCACAATTGTAACAGCTTCAGTTGTTTGTGAAGTATAATTCAGACACAGATAAGCCCTCTGGGTTTGGAAAGAGAATGGCTTAATTGTCTAGGTTCCCAGGAAAGCTTTTgtgaggaaaacaaatttcccttttttttttttttttttctcttttattctgatcCATGGTAAGGCAGTCAGAGGAACAGTGGGTTATGGCTACATTTTGTGGTACCTTGAATGTTGTGGTTACTTTCTTtagtgggtgtgggtgtgggtgaaAAGACAGATATTTTAGTGTTTTCATAGGAGTCTGTGATAATAAAAGATACTTTGAGACAGCCTGGGCTGAATGCATCTCTAATAAGGAATTTGAGACTTTGACACATTATCACTAGAGTGTATTTGAGAGATCTTACACATGAATTCAATGAGAAGATTCTTATATGGTTACAAATACATGGCCTCCAAGCTCCCATCCATCCAATTCTGAAACCTTGATTCTACTGATTCTCTCTGTCCTCCTGATCTTTGTGGAGAGTGGGCCACCTTCACTGGTCAAATTCCTAAGAATGATCCCCACCCCTCTCAATCTCCCTTGGGAAATCTGTATGGTTTCCCACGGGAATACTCCCACTTTccaattgatctgggaatcactttgggCTGGGAAAAATCACCATCCTTTTTTGACTTGAAAACAAGCCCTTAATCACTCCTTAGCCCCAAACTCTTTAGGTATAGCTATCTATAAGGCTAATGAAAAACAAGATTCTGTTTACTAATTTCTAATCAGGAAGTAGCCTGCTCAGGAAAGTtgtttctcagtgaaaataaatcttttttttttttgccaaaaccCTTGCTTGGTGATTGGGACTGTGAATTCCTTCACCAAAACCTGTGACACCAGCTTGGGGTCCCCATCACTATTAGGGTATTTCTTACCCCTCAACACTATGGCTCCACTTTGGTCTTTCCTACATATGTTTAAGAATACGGGGCCAATGAATTGGGCCATGGTAAGATCTAATCCAGCAGTTTGGTGGAACAGTGGATACACCCcacttagagtcaggaggacctgaattcaaatctagaaaaCCCCAACAGTGTCAAGGAGAGTCACAACTAAAAACGACACAAAAATCTAAGGACATTTTGATTGAGTTTCATGTTCTTCCTTCCTGGGGAATGAGCAATGGATAGTGGCATTTATAGGAAGATATCTGGGAAGGAGCTGGTTTAGGCAACTAGAAATTCTGAACAGAGgttctcttcctctttatattagatgatttttttttttttgagacctcCTCATGATCTCCAtgaaaatcaaattctttttctctcacttttccaTGCATTCTTCTTCCATCATTTGTCTCTTCTTATTATCTGTTCCTTACCTCTTAGCGTTCTGAATTCATTATGTTCTAGGGATCGACTAAGAGGGGAAGACCCTAAGAGGTATGGAAACCTTTTTAAATTCCATGTTAGaatttttcccctcttaattAGTCTTCTgggaagaaaatgtttttctccaAACTCCTTGTTATTTTGGAAGAAACCCCAGGAGaaaattgtgttttttccttatttctagaaAAGCTAGGGTCATCTTCTATATGAACCCATCTTCCAGAGGAAAGGGACAATAGAGAATTCCACTGGGTTGAGGGAAAGGTGAGTATATGACTAGATTTGTTTCTGAAGTATTACTATAgaattaaaggaaagagaaaggggaagtcACTGGGTAAAGATTTTCTTTCTATGTGACTCAAACATTCTTCTACCTACTAATGAATAcagcaattattttatttatttattgaggtCCAAATAAATTGTCAATATTATGTTAGATATcatgaaaaaagtaaatataaaatttcagtGAATTTACAATGTTTCCTGAAAGATAAAACATTTGATGGTTAATTcttagattttaaatttaaatactgaATGGgctcaagaaagggaaaaaaaaatgaatgggccTTTCAGTGGTGAGTCTAAGTGAATAGCAAGGGGAACAGACTGTGAATAAATGGGACTCAGACTAAACAGATGCATAACTATGGGGCAAATATTCCCACAAGGTGCCAGAAGTACATGCATATTAAGAAGATGTCTGTGCAGAAAGAGGGAGCATTGAGAACATAATTAGCTacaggaaataaatgaaattcaacaGAAGTTCTTTAATGTGTCAAGGACCAGACCCTGGCAAACTGGAAAAGTGTGCCATAAGGATAGCCTGGTGATAAGGAGTGGGAAAAGGAACAAACAAACTACCTGGTGTCAAGGAAATCTAGAATCACATATCAGAACTCCAGTCACAGGGACTGCGTTTGGGGCAGAGCTCAAGTTCTcatgaagaatggaaaaaagtaaTACAGATCTCCATTCCTGGGGGAACCAAGGAACAAGGCAGCAATACTAGGACATGAATAAAGGCTTTGGAAAATAAGGCaaagatatgaataaatgaaaattttgtttttaagaaataggTTTCAAAATTGGGCAAGAATATTGAGGGCAGCATGAGTGACCGAAGACTGAACCTTGTCTAGGGACTGATTTGTTTACAAATGGTTAAGACTAAATCTACTGATGGGAATAAAGTTAATTCATCTTGAGGTTCAGAGATTAAAAAGTTAAACCATGTAAGGTGTGCTGGAGTATTATCAGCACAAGAGAGGACAGGGAGCCCCAGGGTGTAGTGATAAAAGGTTTCCCTGAAGTGGTGACACATTCACTATGTACATAAGATTgggattcttatttttctttactccCCCATTTGGTCCAAAGAAGGATGAGACTGCTCTGGAGGGTAGATAGTATTTGCCATTCCAACATCCAGTGACAGTGTCAGGAAGCACCTGGGACAGAGTCCCTGAGAGATGTTGACTTTTGTAGCCTCTAGTATAATGTAGTTCTCTATTCACCACTTGTCACACTGGTCATACTCAATGTATCCTATAGATCTAGGATTTATGAGCAAAGGCATAGGGGCAATATTGTCTCTCAAGTAagaaaatggttgaacaaattgagATAGAGAATTGATGGGCAAACCTCTCTCCTTCTTGGCTTTGTAGTTTTGTAAGCACTGTAATTTATAATACCTGGCTTCTATACAAATGGATATGATGGCTCAGGGCTAATGTTACTGACTGTACTGATAATAAGGACTttcaaataaatagatttttattcccCCTGCAATGCAGAATCCCAGATCCCTGCATATGTATTTCTATTGAGAGAGAAACACGAGGGAGCAGTTAAGAAAGAACTGCTTGTCTTTTGCTGACACCTACTTGCTGTCCCCCACCCTCAAGAAGCAGATGAATTGATATTCAAGAAAttgggggagaaagggggggcGGTTCCTGGGATAAGGAAAGTGACTATGGCTATCTGTCCATAGTTTCTGGAAccctaaaagaagaaaacaagcacaTTGTCATGCAGCAAGGTGATTACAGCTCTCTAAAATTTGCCAAGAGGCAGTGGATTATAGTGAAACATGTGAGAGAAATAAGAGTTTAAATGTTTATGGAACCTCAGGCAACTTTCTTGACTCTCTAGGCCcatgttttattatttgtaaaatagggggTTGGGCTATAATCTAGCCCCTAGGTGAGCTCTAAaactccttccagctctaaatcctaggatttataaatatacacatttcaGTTGTTCAAGAAGATTTAAGTTACATTATGTAGAGATGGTGGATTTCCATCTAGATAGCTGAGAGCTTTAatttaataatagttaataatgaGTGAagatttattaacattttaaggTCTACTAAgtacttaacatatattatcttatttttaaattcagtttcccCGAATCCCCTTGAAACTCCTCAATGTGTaggggggaaaaaatttaaataagtgaaaaaaaaatagagaaggaaagaaatgaaaaacaaaaagctcttAATTCAAAAAGATCACTAAAGGGTACTAGAATGTTAGGGGAAATGTCTAAAAAGGAATAATTCTGCCATATCTATACATGGAGCATAGGGATTGTAGGGAAGAATCGAAAGGCCACAACAAAACTGGAAGTGGTAGGAAAGCTTAATGGGAATTGAAGAAAGACATAAGAAAAGCAATTAAGAGTCCTTAATGAAAAACCCAAAGGAGAATTAATGAATTAGAACAGAAGCTGAAAAATCTTAGTCAAATTTTGGATATCTTGAAAAAGGATTTAAAggacaattttttaaatcaatgatacaataagattttttccttccttccttgctttcttccttccttctttcctccttctccttcccctcctcctactcctcttcctcttcttccttctcttcctgctcctgctcttcttccttttcttcctcctccccctcttcctcttcttcctcctccttttcctcctgcttctcttccttttcctcctcctcttctttctcctcctcctcctcctccttcttcttattctttttgtaaaataaaaattagtgatTTCATTGATGAAGGCAGCTTCCCATAAGAGAACTACTATGAGTGAAGAACTTATTgctgtttggggcaattgcacctacccacACTGACTACTCgggagtcactccaaatgatgtacagaaagaatttattagaatctccaGAAGCAGACCATCCTGGCCTGTGGTTCTGAAAAGACAGCAAGGATACCCACaagaggagagtcattcacttgaagatgcttacaacttttatacatttcagacaaagaacctccaaaatcccaccctttataggctgtgattggttacataaacctttatctccctgtttggtcagtggaatgcagtgaaaaagctGATATACAGCTTctgccacttaattccttctgtggacaatggaatgcagtccaggtctcatctaaaatcttGTGACTGAGGCCTAcaggcctgatctactttagttaacagtctgatcaatatgtgcttaatctgtaagttcttcacctttccacacattGCTACTTGGGAGTACTGAGAGATTAAACTACTGGTCATGACAGTCAGTAGCAAAACTTTGCTATTTCTAATTACTGACTATCCCATTAAGACATGCTCCCTCTTGAAAACAATAATTGCCAAAGCAAAATCAGAAGACaacaaaattggaaaaacatgAAAGACAGGTGATGATACAATGGATCTAGGATTTgttaatcaggaagacctaaattcaaatctattttcagatacttagtaactgtgtgactctaagcaaatcatttgacttctagtctatatacttcatttttctcaactataaaaaatggataataacaacacctatctcttaaggttgttgtgaggatcacatgataGATTGATAGATTGCTTGTAAAAATTCTTTGTGCAGTGCCTGACCCATAGTGAGTGCTAAatagttatttttctcttcctttttgctATTCAACATGTGAGGGCACACAAATATTGTGATGGTTGTATacaggagagattttttttttcaactaactTTATACAACTAGTCCAATTCCTCTGCTGTtcatatgaatttatttatatttagcaAAGTGAGTCGCACTTTTTTTGTCAGTAGGTTTAGCCTACTAGGTAAGTGAGTTTCCACTCTTGTGAGTGATCCCAGTAGGGCTGTTCTTTGAGAAAATTTGGTTGAGATAAAGTAGAAGAAAGGTCTATCTCCcatagcaggggtcctcaaactatggcctgcgggccagatgcagcagctggggacatttatccccctcacctaggactatgaattttctttatttaaaggcccaccaaacaaagtttttgtttttactatagtccagccctccatcAGTCTGAGgaacaatgaactggccccctatttaaaagtttgaagacccctgcaaCTGTGCTGGATGAATAGGAAGTGGGGGGATGGACTTTCTCTCTTGCTTCTACATGGTCAGGACTTTCACTGATTGCCAGGAATCTCCTTTTCTCTGAATGAGTCAGCTGGTAAATGTAAAGGAATGCCAGTCCAGAAGTATCAGATGCCAGATTCATCTTCTTAATGCAATGCTCAAATCACATTATTCCTCTGCtaaaaatgtttccatttatCCTCATTGCTAATGGAATGAAGTTCAAACACCTGACTTGGGCATTcacagaatctgattctttttatttttttttcaaaacttaattGTAAGAAATAGGACATTCTAATCttcaatgttctttttatttgttctttgcttgttttattattattattattattattagggttGTATAAGAAACTATGAACTTCTGTTATAAACAGTTTGagttttcattatcattttaaagCTTAAACTTAtcaaagtaataacaaaattttcCAGTTTGCATCCCCTTctgattaatttcttttatttttctctgtatatGTTATTCTGTTCTATTGAGAATTTTCTAAAATCGGTTACTTCCCATTGTCAATCTCTTTTCCAATCCTGAATCCTTCCTTTGTAGAAAATAACTATAGTTAATCAAAGCAAATCAACAAATTAGCTGAGGAggaaaatatatgtctcattctgcacaaATCCAGGGCTCAGAAAACTGTAATCCACTGGACATTTTGGCTCTTGTTCTAATCTATCAtctttcttttaggaggtgagaAGCATGATTgattcatcatcagtcttctgaaATCATGACTGGTTTCTATAttcatcagagttctgaattctttcagagttatttttctttccataattgGAGTCATCATCTAAATTTTCCTATTGATTctgatcattttcctttatattggTTCACGCAAGTATTCCTAAATTTTCTGAATTCTCCATATACAGCATTTTTTATGggtcagtaatattccattatattctcatgttataatttgttcagcctttCTCCTACTTATGAGgagttttttcattttacattcttTGTTACttcaaaaagtgctgctataaaagttttcatttgaatttctctcattaatgatttagaatattatttcatatggTTCTTGAAAATTTGCCTATTCACATCCTTACAGTTTTTGATAATTTATCTACTGAAAGAATGACTCTTATTCTTACATATTGATATCAGTTCTCTACTTTATGTTGATATTAAACTTTTACCTGCAATCTctgctgcaaatattttctccaattaaatacttcatttctaattttagttgcattgattttgttaatGTAAAACCATTTTGACTTTATGTAGTTAAAACTGTCTGTTTTAATTTCAATTCTATTACTCATTTAGTTAAAAATTCTTCCTCTAGCCATATTAGGTGCAACTAGGTTCTATCATCTgtgctagagtcaggaaaatgagttcaaatccagcctcagacactatgtATACAACtgcaagcaagtcacttatcctttgcctcagctttctcaaaTATGAAATGAATATACAAATAATTGCTTAACCCTCAGAGTTGTGGTAAGGATCAAGTAAGATAGTAATTGTAAGGAACTGAGCATAGCACCTGGCACATGATAAGTATTGTATAATTGTTAGCTATTTCTATTGTTATTATGAAAGatatctctttccattcttctctaaATTTGTGTATAATAAGACCTttctatgactccatttggaatttatttttgcatatgatGTACGATACAAGTTTAAACCTAATTTTTTTgataacttactttttttttctagttttgccAGATTTTGTTGATTCACAAACATAGATTATAACCTATCTTTCAAACTTCACAGCACTCCTTATGTAATAATAAGAATTCTTTCCAATTCATTCTGAGTGCTCTAAAATTTTCTAATTAGTTTCTTTAGAAAACTCTTATGAAGTAGGTATTGCAAgtataattatcttcattttacagataaggaaactgaggattcaGGAGATTATGATTGTTTGATGGCATAGAATTAGAAATTGTTGAAGGTAGGACtcagttccagatttttcttgactttctttAGTGGTTCAAGCCACTGATAAATCAGATTACTTCCTCTTCCTGATGATATCTATCCTCTGGTGCCCATGTGTCTTCGCTCCTGCTGTTCTTTATGCATAGTGTAACTTTCTTTCCTTCAAGGAAAGCTCAACTCATATGAAATCCTCTCTGTGCAGTCTTTCTTGTTCCCTCTAGCCAGACACCATCTCTACTTTCTCTGAGCCTTCAGAGgaactttgtttttaattctctttttttctccttatcatATAGTATTTTGCATTATTGATATTTGCCACATTTCTTATCTCCTTTCACCAGATTGTAATTATCTTCCTTGAGGTGAGAgattatgtttaatttatatgtgtacatcCTCTTTCACCTGCCTTATATAGGAAGACTCTATAATAGTTTGTTgaatgaaggaaagaacaaacaaatgaaagaatgaaaaatggtcACATTAGCTTCTACCATTCTTCACTAGCTCTCAATattcagctctgaaattctagaGCTATTGAGCCAGAATGCTAAGATATCTGTTCTATGAATAACATGAATAACACTTTCTCCTTtcattaaacacacacatatgatatatatagatatagctatagagatatgatatatagagatatatagatatacatagaaatagataaatatagatataaatatatataaatataataaatatataaatatagatagctatctatgtataaagaatatagatAGATCAATTGATAGATACAATATGCATATCTGTGTGTgtttaaacatatacatatgcattcacacgtgtgtatatataatatacattctttctcctctttttctaaatAAGAAAAGGGCCAATATAGAAGACTGAAGTCAATGAGCAGAAGAGAAGGCTGGAAAGTCAGAAATCTGAATGGTGATATGTCTCCCTGATAAAtataaatcacacacacacacacacacacacacacacacacacacacatttatttatttatttaaatttttgttgtcatttgggAAAGGTAATGGATTATTGAAAAGTGGAGGAATGATATATTTGGATGGTTTAATATAACAATGAGCATGAAATAACTGTTTCTTATTTTGCCTTGAAAGGTCATGTCATTAAGGGAATGGAGAATGAGAACCAGACTATGGCTATTGAATTTCTCTTCACTGCATTCCCCCACTTCCAGGAgggaggttttctttttttcttcctccttctcctcatttaCCTATTCATAATCATAGGCAACTCCATGGTTTTTATTGCTATCATTCTAGACTTTCATCTCCATACCCCCATGTACTTCTTCATTGGTGTTCTCGCTTTCCTAGAGATTTGGTACACCACAACCACCATCCCAAAGATGCTCACTAATCTGATAAGTGAGCAGAAGACTATCTCCATTGCTGGTTGCCTCCTGCAGAtgtattttttccattccatTGGTATCACTGAAGCTTATCTTTTGACCACCATGGCCATTGATAGATATCTGGCCATCTGTTACCCTCTCCGCTACTCAACCATCATGACTTCACAACTTTATATTCGACTGACCCTAGGCTGCTGCTTCTTTGGTTTCCTTACGCCACTCCCTGAAATTGCCTGGATTTCCACACTGCCATTTTGTGGTCCAAACCAAATTAACAACATATTCTGTGACTTTGACCCCATACTGAATCTAGCTTGTGTAGACACAGGCTCTATTGTGTTGATTAAGATCGTGGATATTGTCCATGCCATGGAGATCATCTCAGCCATCTTGCTGGTGACTTTGGCCTACATTCGGATCATTGGGGTCATTCTAAGGATTCAGTCATCTGAGGGACGTCATAAGGCCTTCTCCACCTGTGCCTCCCATCTTGCtattttcttgaccttttttggGAGTGTAGCTCTCATGTACTTGCGCTTCAATGCCAAGTACTCCTTTTTTTGGGATACTACCATTAGTTTAATGTTTGCTGTGTTATCTCCTTTCTTCAATCCCATTATTTACAGTCTGAGAAACAAGGAAATTAAAGGGGCCATCAAAAAATATGTGTTCCAATCAAAGATTTTCATATGTTATGCCAATTAATTAAAATGGTGTAACTACTGAAAACTGGAGACTGAAAAGCTTTAAGGACTAAAACTCCtggcttccttggcttccttaagttccaattaaaatcccaccttctacaggaaatgTATCTGAATCCCTGCCAagtctagtgtcttccctctcttggttatttcctatttatctggtATAGaccttgtttgtatatatttatttgtttgttgtctgTGAGCTCACTGAGAGAAACTTTtaacttttctgtatttttcgtgcttagtacagtatctggcacgtagtaggtgttgaataaatttttgttgaatagcTGACTATATAAGTATCAGGAAAGAATCCTATTCCTGTGTTTAATTACTCTGTTAACACATAGTAAATGGTATggtcaggcttttttttttttgggggggggggaggggtcagGCTTTTAAATATGCTCAGAAATGAAGTGGAGGAATCAATAATTAGCATAACCAAAGCTGTTTTGAAAGAATTGTTAGTTTCCTGAAAGTCTGCTCTTTTGAAGCCAGATTGAGATCTCTTCTTCCTTAAATATTTTCCTAAGGCTAGGGATCAGAAAAGTAAATGCCACATCTCTCAGATCCAAGCAAGACTTCGAAAAGCTCCTTGCAATTTCTATTCATAAATTCAGTCACTTCTCATTTGTGGAGAATAGTAACATAGATAATTCCAAATGGAGATAATTTGATAAAACATGTTTTTGTACTTATATTTGGTAGGAAATGCAGTTAATATTCTGGGAATTTTATTAGTAAAAGTAACaaatatatatcagcttttttataatcaacaaacatttattaagctccttgTCTGATTTAGGTAATATGCCTATAGAGCAGTCAAGACAATGGAAATAACATTAGTTTAAGAATGAGATGAATTTATAATgaagaatcatcaaagtccaggaTAGTTCCAAGGGTatatttttatactcattttGGGGAGGGAGTAGAAATGATGGTCTAATACAGTACAGATAGCATAGCTAGAGAGAGATTGGGGAAGAGACAGAGCTTCTTGAAGCTTGAAGCTATCATGCTTCCATGATAAAAGAATGAAATGCATATTAAAAGCATGACATACACAACAGACACAAAGAAGCACATATGGATTATCAAGGTGCTTGAAGTATAACATTTACTAAAAAATTTGGAAGATACAGGAGAAACCAGATGGAGGAAGGATAAAGTGATCAAAGCTATATGAAATGAGTGAGGGAAGGCAACAGAAGATGgaatatttaattaaaactttgaaaatggaagaggaagagcaGCTAGAccacacagtggatagagtactggccctgaagtcaagaagacaggagttgaaatccagccttagacacttaatacttcctacctgtgtgacctcaggcaaatcacttaatgtcaaTTGCCTggcccaaaaagaaaaaaaaaaaaaaaaaaaaaaaggaaaaggaaaaggaaaagaaaacgaAAGAGAAGACACATAACTTGGTAGCAAAGGGAATGGAGAGCATGTCAACTTGGAGGGGTGACCTGCCTGTTAGAATTGAAAACTAGTAAAATAAATGTTCCTGGAGAGAGTCAATATCTATAATGATATTGAATTCTATATtactttgttttgtctttcttctcaAGAGTTCATGATACTCATAACACAATTTATTTGTCTTTCCCCacctattttcaaaataatctttGAAACAGGCAGGATAAGAATCATGTCCCTATATTTgtggataaaaaaacaaaaacaaacaaacaaacaaactgaagACTGGAACCATAGGCACATAATAAAAACTCATTAAGTGCTTGTTAACTTGACTCCATGATCACAAGTAAAGCTAGGAGAGAACTCAGGGATACAAAAGTATGTCCTCTATCATATTCTAGCTAAGCAAGACACTGTTTCTTATCCTTATCCAAGAAGATACAAGCTTTTAGTGTGCTGGGTATAGGGGAGACAACAAAGAAGAGATTCCATATTCCTCATGTAAATGCCTACCCCTTTATAGCATTTTCCTATATATTAACATGAAGGATACAAAGAATCCCATTGCCATGAGAAAAATCTAATAGGAGGGATATTCATGTATCATTATCAGCTCTGAGCAGATTTGGGCTTTCCACAGCAAGCTAATCAAGCCTTCCCAGACAGCTCATCTCCGCCCCTTCTCATCACCACTACAGCCAAGTCTTGTACTTGACATCAGCCTCTaaaactctttttcttcttgaatctGTCCTTTACTCAGACTTCaagtaattttcttaaaacacaagtctgaccatgtcattcccttGATCGATATGCTCCAGTGACTTAGGGTCAAATGCAAACTtttccatttggcatttaaagccctttgcaacCTGGCATCAACCTGCTTTTCTAGTCTAATACATTATTCCTTTAACATTCTAAAATCTAGGCAAATTTCTTGCCATTTCTCATACAGGATGTTTCATCTTCCAGCTTCCTGTCTTTGCACTGACTTTCCCTCATGCCAAGAATATATGCTGCCTCTCATCTCCATCACCAaaaatccctaatttccttcaaaacagCTCAATTTCCACTACTACATTAAGTTTTTACTGGCTACCCCAGGTGataatattttctgcattttccacccaataatcatcattattattttcatcttatagTTCAGGAAACAGAGGTAGATAAGAAGTACATACATAGGTTTCACAGCTAGTGTTAAGTCACATGTGAGCCCAGGACTCCTAATCCCAGGCCAAGCACTCTTTCCCTTGAGCTGCAAATAGAATATGAGAATTTGAGCTCCAAAGAATATAACTGAaggataacacacacacacacacacacacacacacacac includes:
- the LOC127558686 gene encoding olfactory receptor 6K6-like, whose amino-acid sequence is MENENQTMAIEFLFTAFPHFQEGGFLFFFLLLLIYLFIIIGNSMVFIAIILDFHLHTPMYFFIGVLAFLEIWYTTTTIPKMLTNLISEQKTISIAGCLLQMYFFHSIGITEAYLLTTMAIDRYLAICYPLRYSTIMTSQLYIRLTLGCCFFGFLTPLPEIAWISTLPFCGPNQINNIFCDFDPILNLACVDTGSIVLIKIVDIVHAMEIISAILLVTLAYIRIIGVILRIQSSEGRHKAFSTCASHLAIFLTFFGSVALMYLRFNAKYSFFWDTTISLMFAVLSPFFNPIIYSLRNKEIKGAIKKYVFQSKIFICYAN